One Lycium barbarum isolate Lr01 chromosome 5, ASM1917538v2, whole genome shotgun sequence genomic window carries:
- the LOC132642145 gene encoding uncharacterized protein LOC132642145 codes for MGDATTTPAKPSFHPALAVSNIKNHISVTLEMENSQYGTWAEIFKIHARSHKVLHHIIPPPKGKEKPAPKTDEEVELWTTIDATVLQWIYSTISNDLLNTIIEPDATAMDAWVRLRDIFQDHQTSRAVTLEQEFTTTRMEDFPNASAYCQRLKSLADQLKNIGAPVTNSRLVLQLVSGLTEAYKGVGTQIRHAKPLPPFTEARYSLVLEERELAAMVSHGSGLAMVATVDDVPLPSNNTSSRRGKPKNSRGQNSRTGCKGGSGRGLSGGKFTGGCGGSARSSSGQQPAGSPLQQWTAGQFDHWKWVPHLRWAAPLPCPYLTTFWARPPFVPPRQQGILGPPPAQ; via the coding sequence ATGGGTGACGCAACTACCACTCCGGCTAAGCCCTCGTTCCACCCGGCCCTCGCGGtctccaatatcaagaatcacatctctgTTACTCTTGAGATGGAGAACTCACAATACGGAACATGGGCCGAGATTTTCAAAATTCATGCTCGTTCTCACAAGGTCCTTCATCACATCATTCCTCCACCCAAAGGTAAGGAGAAGCCGGCTCCCAAAACTGATGAAGAAGTCGAATTATGGACGACCATTGATGCCACCGTGCTTCAATGGATATATTCGACAATTTCGAATGATCTGTTAAACACCATCATCGAACCAGACGCTACTGCCATGGACGCTTGGGTTCGTTTGCGTGATATATTCCAAGATCATCAAACCTCTCGTGCGGTGACTCTCGAACAAGAATTCACGACGACTCGTATGGAGGATTTTCCCAATGCCTCCGCCTATTGTCAACGACTAAAGAGCCTTGCGGATCAACTGAAAAACATCGGAGCTCCCGTGACGAATAGCCGCCTTGTCCTTCAACTGGTTTCGGGTCTCACTGAAGCGTACAAAGGGGTTGGGACACAAATTCGCCATGCAAAGCCGCTCCCCCCATTCACAGAGGCTCGGTATTCCCTTGTTTTGGAAGAACGTGAACTTGCAGCAATGGTGTCTCACGGGTCTGGTTTGGCTATGGTAGCCACGGTCGACGACGTGCCATTGCCCTCAAACAACACAAGCTCTCGCCGAGGGAAACCAAAAAATTCCCGCGGCCAAAATTCTAGAACTGGCTGTAAGGGAGGCTCTGGCCGCGGCTTAAGCGGCGGAAAATTCACCGGCGGATGCGGTGGTTCAGCCCGTAGCAGCAGCGGTCAGCAGCCAGCGGGCTCCCCTTTGCAGCAGTGGACAGCCGGCCAGTTTGATCACTGGAAGTGGGTCCCGCATCTACGCTGGGCTGCTCCTCTCCCCTGCCCGTACCTGACGACTTTTTGGGCTCGTCCCCCGTTTGTCCCGCCAAGGCAGCAGGGTATATTAGGCCCTCCTCCAGCCCAGTAG
- the LOC132642146 gene encoding uncharacterized mitochondrial protein AtMg00810-like: MAYILLYVDDIILTAFSDSLRCSIMALLASEFAMKDLGLLNYFLGIHVTRHKDGLFLSQHKYAEEIIDRAGMSSCKATSTPVDTEPKVSSTSGAPYDDPSHYRSLAGALQYLTFTRPDISYAVQQGTLDYGLHLYPSSVIDLLSYTDADWGGCPDTGTEGARTLSFHLDKVVL, encoded by the exons ATGGCATACATTttactttatgttgatgatattattctcactgCTTTCTCGGATTCTCTCCGATGCTCCATTATGGCTCTCCTTGCctcggaatttgctatgaaggatctggGTCTTTTGAATTATTTCCTTGGCATTCATGTCACTCGCCATAAGGATGGCCTGTTTCTGTCGCAACACAAGTATGCCGAAGAAATCATTGATCGAGCTGGGATGTCTTCTTGTAAGGCTACTTCTACTCCGGTTGATACCGAACCGAAGGTGAGCAGCACATCGGGTGCTCCATATGATGACCCGTCTCACTATCGCAGTCTCGCAGGTGCACTTCAGTATCTTACTTTCACGAGGCCAGATATCTCTTATGCTGTTCAACAG GGTACACTTGATTATGGTTTGCATCTTTATCCATCCTCAGTTATTGACCTCCTTTCCTACACTGATGCGGATTGGGGGGGCTGCCCTGACACAG GGACTGAAGGGGCTCGAACCCTGAGCTTTCACCTTGACAAGGTGGTGCTCTAA